The following are encoded in a window of Amycolatopsis lexingtonensis genomic DNA:
- a CDS encoding GH92 family glycosyl hydrolase produces MRRRVRAALLAAALVGAGLAATPADGATLALTQYVNPFIGTDNSNSPNPVPGGAGGSTYPGATVPFGMVQFSPDTPTASPSGYRYSDTSIEEFSLTHFNGAGCPNNEDLGLLPITGAIGTSPGTGWTGYAGRYTKANESAAPGYYKNKLDNYNTTVELSATKRSGSMRLTYPNTTSARLLVNTGRSATGNRNGSISISGSQLTGSVTGGGFCGSSKTYQIFYVIQFDRAPSGFGTWLGGTVSAGSASTSGTNSGGYVTFDTSSNTTVQAKVGISFVSLANAQANLAAENPGFDFAGVRGAADTSWNDVLNRVQVTGGAAADLQKFYTALYHVFQNPNIASDTNGQYRGFDQAIHAASHTVYQNYSGWDIYRSWAALIGLLAPNEASDIAKSMVLDGQQGGLLPKWSHNSNEHFVMTGDPGPIIVGSMYAFGVRGFDTAAALTLMDKSSNGGTAQGQAIRGRESGYLSRHYIYEDPSDSLEYSASDFAIAQFAKAVGDTAKYSTYMQRAQWWQNVFGTDSGYVQPRGSDGNWAWPVVPSSDSGYTEGNPSQYTWMVPYNYQGVINLMGGRQTAVQRLDHHFTQLNGGLTQPYFYIGNEPEHGVPWAYDYAAHPQGASSAVRRVMNESFTTGAGGLPGNDDLGATSAWYVFAALGMYPATPGADVLALHGPLFPSVSIVRPSGTIQITGSGAGQGAQYVQSLSVNGTATTKSWIRYGDIAGASSLSYTMGSSPSSWGTSTADVPPSYNDGFTPPPAAPELGTNLAQGKAATGSATCNSAETADKAVDGSLANNSKFCSTAATKFLQVDLGSAQNVSSFVVKHAGLGGETTGWNTGAFTIQTSTDGSTWTTVANVSGSRASRTYHPITTRSARYVKLNLTTPANDGNGAARIYEFEVYR; encoded by the coding sequence ATGCGCAGACGGGTGCGCGCGGCTTTGCTCGCGGCCGCGCTCGTCGGTGCGGGGCTCGCCGCGACACCCGCCGACGGCGCCACGTTAGCCCTTACGCAGTACGTGAATCCCTTCATCGGCACCGACAACAGCAACTCGCCCAACCCGGTGCCCGGCGGCGCCGGCGGCAGCACCTACCCGGGTGCCACCGTGCCGTTCGGGATGGTGCAGTTCAGCCCGGACACCCCGACCGCGTCGCCGTCCGGGTACCGGTACAGCGACACGAGCATCGAAGAATTCAGCCTCACCCACTTCAACGGCGCCGGCTGCCCCAACAACGAAGACCTCGGCCTGCTGCCGATCACCGGCGCCATCGGCACTTCGCCGGGCACCGGCTGGACCGGGTACGCCGGGCGCTACACCAAGGCGAACGAATCGGCCGCGCCCGGTTACTACAAGAACAAGCTCGACAACTACAACACCACCGTCGAGCTTTCGGCGACCAAGCGGTCCGGCTCGATGAGGCTGACCTACCCGAACACGACGTCCGCGCGGCTGCTCGTCAACACCGGCCGCAGCGCCACCGGCAACCGCAACGGGTCGATCTCCATCAGCGGCAGCCAGCTCACCGGTTCGGTGACCGGCGGCGGTTTCTGCGGTTCTTCCAAGACCTACCAGATCTTCTACGTGATCCAGTTCGACCGCGCGCCCAGCGGGTTCGGCACCTGGCTCGGCGGCACCGTGAGCGCGGGATCCGCGAGCACCAGCGGCACGAACTCCGGCGGGTACGTCACCTTCGACACCTCCAGCAACACCACGGTGCAGGCGAAGGTCGGCATCTCGTTCGTCAGCCTGGCCAACGCGCAGGCGAACCTCGCCGCGGAGAACCCCGGCTTCGACTTCGCCGGCGTCCGCGGCGCGGCCGACACGAGCTGGAACGACGTCCTCAACCGCGTGCAGGTGACCGGCGGCGCGGCCGCGGACCTGCAGAAGTTCTACACGGCGCTGTACCACGTCTTCCAGAACCCGAACATCGCGAGCGACACCAACGGCCAGTACCGCGGGTTCGACCAGGCGATCCACGCGGCGTCCCACACCGTCTACCAGAACTACTCCGGCTGGGACATCTACCGGTCGTGGGCCGCGCTGATCGGGCTGCTCGCCCCGAACGAGGCCAGCGACATCGCGAAGTCCATGGTGCTGGACGGCCAGCAGGGCGGCCTGCTGCCCAAATGGTCGCACAACAGCAACGAGCACTTCGTGATGACCGGTGACCCCGGGCCGATCATCGTGGGCAGCATGTACGCCTTCGGGGTCCGCGGCTTCGACACCGCGGCGGCGTTGACGTTGATGGACAAGAGTTCCAACGGCGGCACCGCGCAGGGCCAGGCGATCCGCGGCCGGGAAAGCGGCTACCTCAGCCGGCACTACATCTACGAAGACCCGTCGGACTCGCTCGAATACTCGGCGTCGGACTTCGCGATCGCGCAATTCGCGAAGGCGGTCGGCGACACGGCGAAGTACAGCACGTACATGCAGCGTGCCCAGTGGTGGCAGAACGTGTTCGGCACCGACTCGGGCTACGTCCAGCCGCGCGGCAGCGACGGGAACTGGGCGTGGCCGGTCGTGCCGTCGAGCGACAGCGGGTACACCGAGGGCAACCCGTCGCAGTACACCTGGATGGTGCCCTACAACTACCAGGGCGTGATCAACCTGATGGGCGGCCGCCAGACCGCCGTCCAGCGGCTGGACCACCACTTCACCCAGCTCAACGGCGGCCTCACCCAGCCGTACTTCTACATCGGCAACGAGCCGGAGCACGGCGTGCCGTGGGCGTACGACTACGCGGCCCACCCGCAGGGCGCCAGCTCGGCGGTGCGGCGCGTGATGAACGAGTCGTTCACCACCGGCGCGGGCGGCCTGCCCGGCAACGACGACCTCGGCGCGACGTCGGCGTGGTACGTCTTCGCGGCGCTGGGCATGTACCCGGCGACGCCGGGCGCGGACGTCCTGGCCCTGCACGGCCCGCTGTTCCCGTCGGTCTCGATCGTGCGCCCGAGCGGGACGATCCAGATCACCGGCTCCGGCGCGGGCCAGGGCGCGCAGTACGTGCAGAGCCTGAGCGTCAACGGGACCGCGACGACCAAGTCGTGGATCCGCTACGGCGACATCGCGGGCGCGTCGAGCCTGAGCTACACGATGGGCTCGTCGCCGAGCAGCTGGGGCACGAGCACCGCGGACGTCCCGCCGTCGTACAACGACGGGTTCACGCCGCCGCCGGCCGCGCCGGAGCTGGGCACGAACCTGGCGCAGGGCAAGGCGGCGACCGGCTCGGCGACCTGCAACTCGGCCGAGACCGCGGACAAGGCCGTCGACGGCAGCCTGGCGAACAACAGCAAGTTCTGCAGCACGGCCGCGACGAAGTTCCTCCAGGTCGACCTCGGGTCGGCGCAGAACGTGTCCTCGTTCGTCGTCAAGCACGCCGGCCTCGGCGGGGAGACGACCGGCTGGAACACCGGCGCCTTCACGATCCAGACGTCGACCGACGGCAGTACGTGGACGACGGTCGCGAACGTGTCGGGGTCGCGGGCCAGCCGCACTTATCACCCGATCACGACGCGGTCGGCCCGGTACGTGAAGCTGAACCTCACCACGCCGGCGAACGACGGCAACGGCGCGGCCCGGATCTACGAGTTCGAGGTCTACCGCTGA
- a CDS encoding GNAT family N-acetyltransferase, which produces MHVFLETERLILRRFTENDADALFELYDDADVMKYLNGGLPADRTEITEKDLPAFLGYYERFPGYGFWAAIEKRTGDFLGWFHFRPRPQDPPDEPELGYRLHRKAWGRGYGTEGSAALLAKGFTELGVTRVTASTMKVNERSRRVMEKLGMTFVRAYFEEFPEHERAPGSEHGEVEYAITREEWSRGREC; this is translated from the coding sequence ATGCACGTATTCCTCGAAACCGAGCGGCTGATCCTCCGCCGGTTCACCGAGAACGACGCGGACGCGCTCTTCGAGCTCTACGACGACGCGGACGTGATGAAGTACCTCAATGGGGGCCTGCCGGCCGACCGCACGGAGATCACCGAAAAGGATCTCCCCGCGTTCCTCGGTTACTACGAGCGTTTCCCCGGTTACGGGTTCTGGGCGGCGATCGAGAAGCGGACCGGCGATTTCCTGGGGTGGTTCCACTTCCGCCCGCGCCCGCAAGACCCGCCGGACGAGCCCGAGCTGGGGTACCGGCTGCACCGCAAGGCCTGGGGCCGCGGCTACGGCACCGAGGGCTCGGCGGCGCTGCTCGCGAAGGGGTTCACCGAACTGGGGGTCACCCGCGTGACGGCGTCCACCATGAAGGTGAACGAACGCTCGCGGCGCGTGATGGAGAAACTGGGGATGACGTTCGTCCGCGCGTACTTCGAGGAGTTCCCCGAGCACGAGCGGGCCCCGGGCAGCGAACACGGCGAGGTCGAGTACGCCATCACCCGCGAAGAGTGGTCCCGTGGTCGTGAGTGCTGA
- a CDS encoding Lrp/AsnC family transcriptional regulator, with the protein MLDELDSAIVRHLQEDARQTNRDIARKVGIAPSTCLERIRLLRERGVIRGYHADIDLASLNRGVRALVTAQVRPLSRAVIDSFQRSIAELPEVLSVYVTAGSDDFLIEVTTPDIDALHAFLTDRLALRREIVGFRTSIVFRHLRKTTLEPLA; encoded by the coding sequence GTGCTCGACGAACTTGATTCGGCGATCGTGCGGCACCTGCAGGAAGACGCGCGGCAGACCAACCGGGACATCGCCCGCAAGGTCGGCATCGCCCCCTCGACGTGCCTCGAGCGCATCCGGCTGCTGCGTGAGCGCGGCGTCATCCGCGGCTACCACGCCGACATCGACCTGGCGAGCCTCAACCGCGGCGTCCGAGCGCTCGTCACGGCGCAGGTGCGGCCGCTGAGCCGGGCCGTCATCGACTCCTTCCAGCGGTCGATCGCCGAACTGCCGGAAGTGCTCTCGGTGTACGTGACCGCGGGCAGTGACGATTTCCTGATCGAGGTCACCACACCGGACATCGACGCGCTGCACGCTTTCCTCACCGACCGGCTGGCACTGCGCCGGGAGATCGTCGGGTTCCGCACGTCGATCGTTTTCCGCCACCTGCGCAAGACGACGCTTGAACCGCTCGCTTAG
- a CDS encoding Glu/Leu/Phe/Val dehydrogenase dimerization domain-containing protein yields MTAHEHLVARRGRRSGITTMVAIHSTALGPAVGGCRFKPYATFEEAVGDVLRLSAAMTAKCAVAGLAFGGGKSVIAPEVGRVLSPEERRAVLLDHADLIAEFGGAYRAGPDVGTGPADMLVLRESSPYAFCTPESAGGTGSSSGPTAVGVLAALRAAGPADLTGRRVVISGYGSVGAHLAASLRAAGADVVVSDIDPAKRAGAEKSGLTWAEPEKALTLTADVVIPAAVGGVLSPETVARLDTPLVVGPANNQLTDDAVADDLAARGVLWIPDYVASAGGILYTLSREAEGLDHEAALARVETIEQTVTDLLSAAKANATTPLYEAAALAERRLTSGAAPRIP; encoded by the coding sequence ATGACCGCACATGAGCACCTCGTCGCCCGCCGGGGCCGTCGATCCGGCATCACCACGATGGTCGCGATCCATTCGACCGCGCTCGGCCCCGCCGTCGGCGGCTGCCGCTTCAAGCCCTACGCCACGTTCGAAGAAGCCGTCGGCGACGTCTTGCGCCTGTCGGCGGCCATGACGGCGAAGTGCGCCGTCGCCGGGCTCGCGTTCGGCGGCGGCAAGAGCGTCATCGCGCCGGAGGTCGGGCGCGTGCTCTCGCCCGAGGAACGCCGGGCCGTCCTGCTCGACCACGCCGACCTGATCGCCGAGTTCGGCGGCGCGTACCGGGCCGGGCCGGACGTGGGCACCGGCCCGGCCGACATGCTGGTGCTCCGGGAGTCCTCCCCGTACGCGTTCTGCACGCCCGAGTCCGCGGGCGGAACCGGTTCCTCCAGCGGCCCCACCGCCGTCGGCGTGCTCGCCGCGCTCCGGGCGGCCGGACCGGCGGACCTGACCGGGCGCCGGGTGGTGATCAGCGGCTACGGCTCCGTGGGCGCGCACCTCGCGGCGAGCCTGCGGGCGGCCGGCGCCGACGTGGTCGTCTCCGACATCGACCCCGCCAAGCGCGCCGGCGCCGAGAAGAGCGGCTTGACCTGGGCCGAGCCGGAGAAAGCGCTCACCCTGACCGCCGACGTGGTGATCCCGGCCGCGGTCGGCGGCGTGCTGAGCCCCGAGACGGTGGCCCGGCTCGACACCCCGCTCGTCGTCGGGCCCGCCAACAACCAGCTCACCGACGACGCCGTCGCCGACGACCTGGCCGCGCGCGGCGTCCTCTGGATCCCCGACTACGTGGCGAGTGCCGGAGGGATCCTCTACACGCTCTCCCGCGAAGCGGAGGGCCTGGATCACGAGGCCGCGCTCGCCCGCGTCGAGACGATCGAGCAGACCGTGACCGACCTGCTGAGCGCCGCGAAGGCCAACGCGACCACCCCGCTCTACGAGGCGGCCGCGCTGGCCGAGCGTCGGCTCACTTCTGGTGCGGCGCCACGTATTCCTTAG
- a CDS encoding ABC transporter substrate-binding protein, with amino-acid sequence MKRTHLAAALAAVLVLSACSTKAGDSGSSGSDSSGVKTGKGVTATEVTLGVMTDKSGVFKNLGLGVTQGNELWAKDFNAAGGVCGRQVKLEEVDHGYKADTAKTLYPQIEPKVLGFVQLLGSPVVAALKQNLASDKAVAAPASWSSELLDNPYVMIVGTTYDVEMIDGLSYLQEQGLLKDGDTIGHVYIDGEYGKNGLRGSQFYAKKHNLTVKEVKITSTDSDLTNVITGLKGAGVKLIALTTTPAQTGSAVAANKALGLNVPVLGNNPTFDPALLKSPAAGALDKLTVVASSVPFSADLPKAKDVAAKYKAAYKETPNGGVPYGYAVGEVWGAVLKKACENKDLTRDGISAALKQTTSANTDNLVAALDFSKPGTPATRQVYAATPDASAEGGVKYVKPLFEAPEAKEYVAPHQK; translated from the coding sequence ATGAAACGCACACACCTGGCGGCGGCGCTGGCGGCCGTCCTCGTCCTCTCGGCGTGCAGCACGAAAGCGGGCGACTCGGGCTCGTCGGGCTCCGACAGCTCGGGCGTCAAGACCGGCAAGGGGGTGACGGCGACCGAGGTGACGCTCGGCGTGATGACCGACAAGTCCGGCGTGTTCAAGAACCTCGGCCTCGGCGTCACGCAGGGCAACGAACTGTGGGCCAAGGACTTCAACGCCGCCGGCGGCGTCTGCGGCCGGCAGGTCAAGCTCGAAGAGGTCGACCACGGCTACAAGGCCGACACCGCGAAGACGCTGTACCCGCAGATCGAGCCGAAGGTGCTCGGGTTCGTGCAGCTGCTCGGCTCGCCGGTGGTGGCCGCGCTGAAGCAGAACCTGGCTTCGGACAAGGCCGTCGCCGCGCCCGCGTCGTGGTCCTCGGAGCTGCTCGACAACCCGTACGTGATGATCGTCGGCACCACCTACGACGTGGAGATGATCGACGGCCTGTCCTACCTGCAGGAGCAGGGACTGCTGAAGGACGGCGACACGATCGGGCACGTCTACATCGACGGCGAGTACGGCAAGAACGGCCTGCGCGGCTCGCAGTTCTACGCGAAGAAGCACAACCTGACGGTCAAGGAAGTGAAGATCACCTCGACCGACAGCGACCTCACGAACGTCATCACCGGGCTGAAGGGCGCCGGGGTCAAGCTGATCGCGCTGACCACCACGCCCGCGCAGACCGGGTCCGCGGTCGCGGCGAACAAGGCGCTCGGGCTGAACGTGCCGGTGCTGGGCAACAACCCGACGTTCGACCCGGCGCTGCTGAAGAGCCCCGCCGCGGGCGCGCTGGACAAGCTCACGGTCGTCGCGAGCAGCGTCCCGTTCTCGGCCGACCTGCCCAAGGCCAAGGACGTCGCGGCGAAGTACAAGGCCGCGTACAAGGAGACGCCGAACGGCGGTGTCCCCTACGGGTACGCCGTCGGTGAGGTGTGGGGCGCGGTGCTGAAGAAGGCGTGCGAGAACAAGGACCTCACGCGCGACGGCATCTCCGCGGCCCTGAAGCAGACGACGTCGGCGAACACGGACAACCTGGTCGCGGCGCTCGACTTCTCCAAGCCGGGGACGCCGGCGACGCGCCAGGTGTACGCGGCCACCCCGGACGCTTCGGCCGAGGGCGGCGTCAAGTACGTCAAGCCGCTGTTCGAAGCGCCCGAGGCTAAGGAATACGTGGCGCCGCACCAGAAGTGA
- a CDS encoding branched-chain amino acid ABC transporter permease, whose product MSDSAVSEVDAPAEPQAPPRPRRNPAKLVRTIAWLALLVVLLALPLYLDAAWLKAGQYMMIGAVGAIGLTLVVGQAGQLSLAHAFFLLAGGTAYTVLSGPTGDDRVIGFGLDPGLSLLGAVAVAALLGLAFAPVAGRLRGIYLGVASLALVFLGLYFGQSAEEFTGGTSTGRAPAPFSLFGFPFTNDGPEISLLGVPIRQAERTWYLFLLLTVLAFVIARGAVRGRVGRSWRAVRDNEAAAAVMGVSVLRAKAGAFAVSSAYGGLAGAMTVLWFDILKPDESEFGTYGINVSIAYLAMVIIGGLGSVPGALVGALIVDGLPQVLALYSADLGWFSGTGDGALTPVLVSSFVYGAAIILVVLFEPGGLAAIGRRLTQRRQPPEES is encoded by the coding sequence GTGTCTGACAGCGCCGTGTCCGAAGTGGACGCCCCAGCCGAGCCGCAGGCACCGCCGCGGCCCCGCCGGAACCCGGCCAAGCTCGTGCGCACGATCGCCTGGCTGGCCCTGCTGGTGGTCCTGCTCGCCCTGCCGCTCTACCTCGACGCCGCCTGGCTGAAGGCCGGGCAGTACATGATGATCGGCGCGGTCGGCGCGATCGGGCTGACGCTGGTGGTCGGGCAGGCCGGGCAGCTTTCCCTGGCGCACGCCTTCTTCCTGCTCGCCGGCGGCACGGCCTACACCGTGCTGTCCGGGCCGACCGGGGACGACCGCGTGATCGGGTTCGGCCTCGACCCGGGCTTGTCCCTGCTCGGCGCGGTGGCCGTCGCGGCCCTGCTGGGCCTGGCCTTCGCCCCGGTCGCCGGCCGGCTGCGCGGCATCTACCTCGGGGTCGCCTCCCTCGCACTGGTGTTCCTCGGCCTCTACTTCGGACAGTCGGCCGAGGAGTTCACCGGCGGGACGTCGACCGGGCGCGCGCCGGCGCCGTTCTCGCTGTTCGGCTTCCCGTTCACCAACGACGGTCCCGAAATCAGCCTGCTCGGCGTGCCGATCCGGCAGGCCGAGCGCACCTGGTACCTGTTCCTGCTGCTGACCGTGCTGGCGTTCGTGATCGCGCGAGGCGCCGTCCGCGGCCGCGTCGGACGCTCGTGGCGGGCGGTGCGCGACAACGAAGCCGCGGCCGCGGTGATGGGCGTCAGCGTCCTGCGCGCGAAGGCGGGCGCGTTCGCGGTCTCGTCGGCCTACGGCGGCCTGGCCGGCGCGATGACCGTGCTGTGGTTCGACATCCTCAAGCCGGACGAAAGCGAGTTCGGCACCTACGGCATCAACGTGTCCATCGCCTACCTGGCGATGGTCATCATCGGCGGCCTCGGCTCGGTCCCCGGCGCGCTGGTCGGCGCGCTCATCGTCGACGGGCTGCCGCAGGTCCTCGCCCTGTATTCGGCCGACCTGGGCTGGTTCTCCGGCACCGGCGACGGCGCGCTGACCCCGGTGCTGGTCAGCTCGTTCGTCTACGGCGCCGCGATCATCCTCGTCGTGCTGTTCGAGCCGGGCGGGCTCGCCGCGATCGGCCGCCGGCTCACCCAGCGCCGTCAACCCCCGGAGGAATCATGA
- a CDS encoding branched-chain amino acid ABC transporter permease yields the protein MNTFLQLVVNGLGKGAVFALLALGFVIIFKATEVVNFAHGSLVLFGGYLVVVTRDALGWVGASLVGIVSAGLLGLVVERLLLSRSRHADANSLALLTIGVDVIVTEEIVRRLGVTLPFLGGAWDAKPFQLGGITLFRTHLVALGVAAVLITAFWLAFKYSNWGVAMRAQAENREAAALMGIRSSRVTATAWLVAGLLAGVAVLFIATQDFSGAGLSRGTHSIALAAFPAAILGGLDSTAGAVVGGLVVGLVEALSAQYVSFDFSKSAVFLVMLVVLVVRPSGLFGTRERTRV from the coding sequence GTGAACACATTCCTGCAGCTCGTGGTGAACGGCCTCGGCAAGGGCGCGGTGTTCGCGTTGCTCGCGCTGGGGTTCGTGATCATCTTCAAGGCCACCGAAGTGGTCAACTTCGCGCACGGCTCGCTCGTGCTCTTCGGCGGCTACCTCGTCGTGGTTACGCGGGACGCGCTCGGCTGGGTCGGCGCTTCGCTGGTCGGCATCGTCTCGGCCGGGCTGCTCGGCCTGGTCGTGGAACGACTGCTGCTGTCCCGGTCCCGCCACGCCGACGCGAACAGCCTGGCGCTGCTCACCATCGGCGTCGACGTGATCGTCACCGAGGAGATCGTGCGCCGCCTCGGCGTCACGCTGCCCTTCCTCGGCGGCGCCTGGGACGCGAAGCCGTTCCAGCTCGGCGGGATCACGCTCTTCCGCACCCACCTGGTCGCACTGGGTGTGGCCGCGGTGCTGATCACGGCGTTCTGGCTGGCCTTCAAGTACTCGAACTGGGGCGTGGCCATGCGGGCGCAGGCGGAGAACCGCGAAGCCGCCGCGCTGATGGGCATCCGCAGCTCCCGCGTGACGGCGACCGCGTGGCTGGTCGCCGGGCTGCTGGCCGGCGTGGCCGTGCTGTTCATCGCCACGCAGGACTTCTCCGGCGCCGGCCTTTCCCGCGGGACGCACTCGATCGCGCTGGCCGCGTTCCCCGCGGCCATCCTCGGCGGGCTCGACTCGACGGCGGGCGCGGTGGTCGGCGGCTTGGTCGTCGGTCTCGTGGAAGCGCTGTCCGCGCAGTACGTCTCGTTCGACTTCTCCAAGAGCGCGGTGTTCCTGGTGATGCTGGTCGTCCTGGTGGTGCGGCCCTCGGGGCTGTTCGGCACGAGGGAGCGAACGCGTGTCTGA